In Methanomassiliicoccus luminyensis B10, the sequence GATGCACATCTTCTACTCCATGATATCGAGACTATCAGCCAGCTCGCTCTAGGCAAAAGATCACAGAATTCACAGAGGTTTGATCCAATGGAAGACAACAGTTACGGCGCAGACCAGATCCAGGTCTTGGAAGGTCTGCAAGCGGTCAGGAAACGCCCCGGGATGTACATCGGCTCCACCGACACCCGCGGGCTTCACCATCTCGTTTACGAGGTAGTCGACAACAGCATCGACGAGGTGATGGCCGGCTACTGCACGAAGATCGACGTCACTATCAACGCCGACGGGAGCGTCACCGTTTCCGACGACGGGAGAGGCATTCCGACCGGCATCAACGAGAAGTACGGCAAGCCCGCCGTGGAGCTGGTCGTCACCATGCTCCACGCCGGCGGCAAGTTCGACCGCAAGAGCTACAAAGTGTCGGGCGGACTGCACGGCGTGGGCCTGTCGGTCGTCAACGCCCTCTCGGAGTTCCTCGAGACCACCGTCAAGAGGGAAGGAAAGGTCCACTCCATGAGGTTCGAGCGCGGCGAGGTGTCGAGCCCGCTGAAGGTCGTCGGCGAGACCGCCGAGACGGGCACCCAGCAGCGCTTCAAGCCCGACCCCCTGATCTTCGAGACCGTGGACTTTGACGCGGAGATACTGTCGCACCACCTGCAGGACCTCGCCTACCTCAACAAGGGCGTGAAGATAACCTTCCAGGACCTCCGCGAGGGGAAGGAACGGGAGGAGGTCTTCCACGCCGAGGGCGGCATCGTGGAGTTCGTGGAGCACTTGGACAAGAACAAGACCTCCATGCACCCCCAGCCCATCTACCTCACCTGCGAGAGGGACAACATCGTGATCGAGGTGGCGATGCAGTACACCGACGCGTACTCGGAGAGCGTGTTCACCTACGTCAACAACATCAACACCATCGAGGGCGGGACCCACCTGATGGGCTTCCGCGCCGCGCTGACCAGGACGCTGAACGATTACGCCAAGCAGAACAAGCTCATCAAGGAGAACGAGGAGAACCTCACCGGCGACGACGTGCGCGAAGGTCTGACGGCCATCATCAGCGTGAAGATCCCCGAGCCGCAGTTCGAGGGTCAGACCAAGACCAAGCTGGGCAACAGCGAGGTCAAGGGCATCGTGGAGTCGTGCGTGTACGACAAGTTCTACACCTTCTTAGAGGAGAACCCCAAGGTCGCGGAGGCCTGCGTGAAGCGCTCCATACTGGCGTTCCAGGCCAGGGAGGCCGCCAGGAAAGCGAGGGAACTGACCCGCAGGAAAGGCTTCCTGGAGGGCGGCGGCCTGCCGGGAAAGCTGGCCGACTGCCAGGAGAAGGACCCCTCCAAGTCCGAGATATACATCGTGGAGGGCGACAGCGCCGGGGGTTGTTTCTCCGGCGACACCAAGGTCGCTCTCGCCGACGGCCGGAACCTCAGCTTCGAGGAGATCGTGGCCGAGCAGGCGGAGGGCAAAGAGCACTACTGCTACACCGTCCGCAACGACGGCAAGGTCGGTGTCGAGAAGGTCATCAACGCTAGGGTGACCAAGCGCGACGCCGAGATAGTGCGCGTCACCTTGGACAATGGAGAGGTCATCGAGTGCACCCCCGACCACCGCTTCATGCTCCGCGACGCCAGCTACAAGCAGGCGGTTGAACTCAGTAGCACCGACGCTCTGATGGCGCTCTACGAGAACGAGGTCGAAGGCTTCAGTTCACAGCAGGAACTGGTCGCGGCCGCGATGAACCACCGCGTCGCAAGCATCGAGAAGATGAGCGAGCGGAAGGACGTCTACGACATCGAGGTTCCGAGCACTCACAACTTCGCCCTCGCCGCCGGCGTCTTCGTTCACAACAGCGCCAAGCAGGGCCGCGATCGCGCGTTCCAGGCTATCCTCCCGCTCAGGGGTAAGATCCTGAACGTGGAGAAGTCCCGCATGGACAAGATGCTCAAGAGCCAGGAGATACGCAATCTGATCACCGCCATCGGAGCGGGCGTGGGCCCGGAGTTCGATATCACCAAGACCCGCTATCACAAGGTCATCATCATGACCGATGCGGATGTCGACGGCGCGCACATCAGCACCCTGATGCTAACGCTGTTCTTCCGCTACATGAGGCCGCTCATCGACACCGGGTACGTCTACCTGGCCATGCCCCCGCTCTACAAGGTGACCCGGGGAGGCAAAGACCTCTACGCCTACAACGAGCGGGAGAGGGCCGCGGCCATGGAGCAGCTGGGCAAGGGAGCGACCATCCAGAGGTACAAGGGCCTGGGTGAGATGAACCCCACGCAGCTGTGGGACACGACCATGAACCCCGATTGCAGGATGCTCAAGAAGGTCACCATCGAGGACGCCATCCGTGCGGACGAGCTGTTCACCATCCTGATGGGCGACCAGGTCCAGCCCCGCAAGGAGTTCATCACCGCCCACGCCAAGGAAGTGGAGAACCTGGACATCTGAGGTGATACCACATGACAGACGATACTGCAACTTCACAAGATCAGCAAACCCCGGCCAACCCGAGGGAGATACGCCGCCCCATCGAGGCGGAGATGAAGAAGTCGTACATCGACTACGCCATGAGCGTCATTGTAGGCCGCGCCCTCCCCGACGTGCGTGACGGCCTCAAGCCCGTGCACCGGCGGATATTGTACTCCATGTACGACATGGGCCTGCCTTCCAGCAAACCTCACAAGAAGAGTGCCAGGGTGGTCGGCGAGTGTTTCGTTGCCGGGACCAGGGTCCTGACGAAGCGCGGCCTCATCCCGATCGAAGAGATCGAGAGGGGAGAAGAGGTCTACACCCAGAAGGGCAGGTCGACCGTGACTGAACTTTGGGAGATGCCGAAAAAGGACCTTGTCCGGGTACGGACCGAGAATGGGATCACCGTTAAGGCGACCCCATCGCAGAAGTTCAAAGTCATCACCAGAGGCCTTCAGTACGTTTGGAAGGAGGCCAAGGACCTGACGCCCGAGGACAGCCTCGTCCTGCGCCTTGACTATCCTGATGACATTCCGTATGTGAAGCTCCCGGACTGGAATGGAAAGGAGATGAGGCTCGACGAGAACATCGCGTACCTTATGGGGCAGTTCCTATCCGACGGGAATTTCGAGCCCAAGTATGCCAAGGGCATGGGGCGATTCAACTTCTACTCGACCTCTAACGGCGTGATGGAAAGGATCACTGAGATCTTGAAGGAGGCCTTTGGCTACGAAGCTTTGACCGAAGGCCGAGGGACCCACATCGAGGACCTGCCCCATCATCCAATGATGCGCCACATCAGGGTGAACAGTCGGGCGCTGAACGATTATTTGGCATCGGCCCTGGGGATAGACCGCACCTGGAAAGCTGGCACCAAGCATGTGCCAGAACTCTTCTTCCGCTCTCCCCGACCGGTTCTCGCCGCTCTGCTCTCGGGCATGATCGATGGGGACGGCTCGGTCCATAAGAGCCGCTCCATCATTCACTACGGATCCATCTCGGAGAGAATGATCGAGGATGTCCAGCTCATCATGCAGCATCTCGGGGTTCCGAGCCACAGGTATGTTCAGAAGCCCAGCGACTTCCACATGTATGAGGGCGCGATTATAGTAGACAACTATCCTCTACATTCTATAGAAGTAATGGGTCGATTCACAAAGGTACTGGCTAAGCAACTAGACCTCCGCAGCGAGACGAAACGGGAGCGGCTTGAGCACATATTTGGCGCTGAAAATGTCGCTTGTGTGTTCGACCGGATACCATATGCTGCGGAAGCGGTATTCGATGATCTCTCCGAAGCTCACATCGGGAGCGGCTGGTATCAAGACGTAGGGGGGAACAAGTTCCGTGCCGGAATAACCTATCCTGACGGGACCAAGATACGCTATTCCTCAGATCTCAGGGAGCGCCCTCTGGGCCGCACGCAGATCATGGACTGGGGCATACACTCCAAGCTCGAGAGGATAGGCTCCAAGATGGCCCCTATTATCGAAGAGATGATGGAGAACAACATCTTCTTCGTTCAAGTCGCCAGTGTTGAAGCAGCTCCGGCGGAGCACACTTACGACCTCACGGTCGCGGTCGTGCACGAGTTCGTGGCGAACGGGATAGTGGCTTCTAATTGCCTCGGGAAGTACCATCCTCACGGTGACACGGCCGTGTACGACGCCCTGGTCCGCATGGCCCAGGATTTCTCGCTGAGATACCCCATGGTCGACGGCCACGGCAACTTCGGCAGCGTCGACGGCGACTCCGCGGCGGCGATGCGCTACACCGAGTGCCGCCTCAGGAAGCTCGCGGAGGAGATGCTGCAGGACCTTGACAAGGAGACGGTGAACTTCGTCGACAACTTCGATGGCTCCCTGAAGGAGCCGGAGGTCCTGCCGGCGAAGGTGCCCAGCCTCCTGGTCAACGGGTCCTCGGGCATCGCCGTGGGCATGGCCACGAACATACCGCCGCACAACCTCAGGGAAACATGCGACGCGGCCATGCACCTGATCGACAGCCCCGACGCGGACAGCATCGACCTGATGCAGTTCATCAAGGGCCCCGACTTCCCCACCGGCGGCATCATCTACGGCACCAACGGCATCGTGGAGGCCTACTCCACCGGCAAGGGCCGCATCAAGGTGAGGGCCAAGGCCGACTTCGAGGATATGGAAGGGGGCAAGAGGCGCATCATCGTCACCGAGATCCCCTACCAGGTCAACAAGGCCAACCTCATCGAGAGCATCGCCGACCTGGTCAAGGAGAAGAAGATCGAGGGCATCACCGACCTGAGGGACGAGAGCGACCGCGAGGGCATGCGCATCGTCATCGAGCTGCGCAAGGACGTCATGGAAGAGATCGTGCTCAACCAGCTGTTCCAGCACACCCAGATGGAAGTGACCTTCGGCGTCATCAACCTCGCCCTGGTGAACAATGAGCCCAAAGTGCTCACGCTCCGCGAGATGCTGCAGGCCTACGTCGACTACCGCAAGCATGTGGTCACCAAGCGCACCGAGTTCGAGCTGCGCGAGGCGAAGGCGAGGGAGCACATCCTGCAGGCGCTGATCAAGGCGGTCGACGCCATCGATGAGACGATCCGCATTATCAGGGAGGCGCGGACCACGGAAGAAGCGCGCAACGGCCTGATGCAGCGCTTCGAGATCGACGAGGTGCAGGCCAAGGCGGTCCTGGAGATGCGCCTGCGCGCCCTCACCGGCCTGGAGATCGAGGACCTCCGCACCGAGTTCACCGCCATCGAGGAGCGCATCGCCGATCTCGAGAGCATCCTCGCCGACGAGTGCAAGATCTTCGCCATCATCAAGGCCGAGCTGCTTGAGATCAAGGAGAAGTACGGCGACGACCGCAGGACCGAGATCGTCATGGACGCCGGCGAGCTGGACATCGAGGACCTCATCCCCAACGAGGAGATGGTCATCATGATCACCAGCGACGGCTACATCAAGCGCCTGCCGCTGGACACCTACAAGCAGCAGCACCGCGGGGGGCAGGGTCTGCTGGGCATGGAGACCAAGGAGGAGGACGAGGTGGTCGACCTGTTCGTCACCATGACCCACAACTACATCATGTTCTTCACCAACAAGGGCCGGGTGTACGTCCTCAAGGCGTACCGCATACCCGTGGCCGGCCGGCACTCCAAGGGAAAGCCGATCATCAACCTCCTGCCCAAGCTGGAGGAGGGCGAGAGGGTGGAGGACAATATGGCCTTTGACAAGTTCGACGACCGCTACGACCTGGTGTTCGCCACCCGGAACGGCATCGTCAAGCGCACCGCCCTCCGGGAGTACCGCAACATCCGTTCCAACGGCATCATCGCCATCAGCCTGGAGGATGGCGACTCCCTCGTCGACACCAAGCTGGTGGAGCCGGGCGCGGAGATCGTGCTGGCCACCCGGAGCGGCCAGGCGGGGAGGTTCGACGCCTCCGAGATACGGTCGGTAGGGAGGCAGGCCATCGGGGTCATCGGCATGCGCATGGAGGACGGCGACGAGATCGTCAGCATGGCCGTGGTGAGGCCGGAGGACAAGCTCCTTAGCATCACCGAGAACGGGTACGGGAAGATCTCGCGCGTGTCCGATTACCGGAAGACCCACCGCGGCGGGAAGGGGGTCATAACCATCAAGACCACCGACCGCAACGGGCCCGTAGTGTCGGTAAGGGCCATCTCCGACGGCGACCAGATCATCCTCACCACCCAGCAGGGCAAGGTCATCCGCGTCCCCGCGGAGGAGATACGCACCATGGGCCGCTCCACGCAAGGAGTTACCATCATGGACCTCTCCGACGGCGACAAGATCACCGCCGTGGCCCGCCTGGTCGGCGCCAAGGAGCAGCTGATGGTCGCCCGGACCGAGTCGAAGGAGGACCTCAGCGTGCTGCCCGTCGGAGGGGACGACCCCGCCGAGGAGTGAAACCATTTCCCCGCCCCCGGGCGGGGCGGACCGCCGCCTCATTATCTGTCAGTGATTATATCACGCAAGGTTTTTTAATGACCCAGCCGATTGACGGCCGGGGGTAACGAAACGCTCAGGGACTCTATTCCGGGGCTCGAACGAGTATTCCGCTCGGACATCGAAGCACCGAAGGTTATTCTGGTCACCGGCCCTCCCGGCTCGATGAAGACAAGCTTCTGCTACTCGATCATGTCCACATACCTTCAGAAGACCGGACAGTTCGGGCTCTATGTGACTCTGGAGGAGACGGCGGCCAGCCACGTGACCAACATGCGCAGGCTGGGCATCCCACCGAGCCCCAACATGGAGATATCCGATTTCACTGACCTCAGGGAGCTGGACGGTGTGATTGACGAGGAGGGCTCCACCGACTACGTCCAGTTCATCCAGCAGACCGTGGAGTACACCAAGAAGAAGCACGGCGACAAGTTCACCGTCCTCGCCCTTGACTCCCTGGGAGCGCTGTACTCCCTGATGGAGGATAACGACAACATCCGCAAGAAGATGTTCTACTTCTTCAAGATGCTCCGTGATCAGAACCTCGTGTCGTTCATCATCATGGAGCGGTCCCCCGGCGGCCCCTCGAGCCTCCTGGGCAACGAGGGCTTCCTCGTCGACGGGATCATCGAGCTCGGACTGGACCGCGATCGGGGCAAGATGGCCAGGTTCATCCGGGTGGAGAAGATGAGGGCCTGCCAGCACAGCATGGAGAAGCACACCATGGAAGTGGGCGAGAAGGGAGGTCTCACTGTTCTGGGACCTTCACTCGGTTAGAAATGTTAATAATCGTGTCGACCGATTCCCACGCGGTCTGTAACGTCGCTTAAGGAGGAAGATCATTGTCCACATCCGATGAGGTCCCCATTTGGGAGGTCATTGAACAGTTCAAGGAGAAAGTGAAATCCCAGGAGCTGGAGGTCCGTAAGCGGCAGGACCGCGTCGAGGCGGAGGAGTCCGACCTCGATAAGAGGAAGCAGCAGCTTGAGGAGCTGTCCCGGGACCTGGGCACCCGCGAGAAGGGGCTGCGGGACCGATTGGCCGAGCTGGAGCCGCGGGAGGCCGCCGCCGAGGAGAAGGAGTCCCGCCTCAGGGCCCTGGAGAAGGAGGTCCGGCAGCGCGAGGAGGCGGTGCAGAGGTCCCGCGCGGAGCTGGAGTCGAGGCAGGCGGAACTGACCAGGCGCGAGGACGAGATCGTGGCACTTTCCGAGCGCAGCGCCGGGTACGAGAGCGGCCTCAAGGAGATGAACGAGAGCATCCGCAAGGCCGAGGAGGGCCTTCTGGCCAGCGAGGTCAAGATCCGCGACCTGCTGGGCGAGGTGTCCTCGTCGCGCGAGAGCCTGCTGGCCAAGGAGAAGGCGCTGGCCGATCAGGAGGCGCTGCTGGCCGAGGGCAGGAAGATAGTGCTCGAAGAGCAGAGGCGGTTCGTGAGCTGGGAGAAGACCCTCAACGCTCGGGAGGAGGCTCTCCGCGAGCGGGAAAGGTCCGCGCCCGTCGCGACCGATGATGGCACCCCGGTCCTCAAGGCCGAGCCCGAAGCGGCGATCGAGGAGGCTATCGAGATAGGGGCGCCTAAGCCGGCCGAGGTCGAGCCCGAGGCGTTCCCTGCGGAGGACGAGCCCGCCCCTGTCTTCAAAGTGGAGCCGGAACCGCAGCCCGAGGAGGAAGCGCCCACCCCGGTGTTCAGGGCCGAACCGGAAGGCCCCACCTGCCCCGAGTGCGGCGCCATCGTCTCCGAGGACGACCGCACCTGCCCCTCATGCGGGTACGAGCTGAAGGAGGCCCCCAAGCCCCCCGAGGCCAAGCCGGAAGAGGCGGAGCCCCCCAAGAAGGCAGTGTCCGTCCGAAAGGTCAGCATCCGGCGCCGGTAAGCCCCTCCCGCCGCGGGCGGCTTTCTTCATCGGCTCTCCCCGGCGGGAACGCGGCGGCGAACACCGCCCCGCGCCCCCTGCCAGATACCTTATTCCGAGACACATGTTCTCGGAGTTTTGACCAGTGAAATTCAGCGGAATATATTTAAATAACCTCACCCCGCTGCTCTCACAGCGTTCCCAGACTGGAGTGTCCAGACATGGATACGCGAGGTTTCGGTGGGTTCATGACGGGTCGAGTTCTCCTCAACCGAGCGGCAAGCATACTGATAGCGACAGCTCTTCTGCTTACACCATTCACAGGCATACTGTTGTTCGCGGGGACGGGCGGAGCGCAGGCCCTGCCTTCGGAATATTCCAACGGGGACCGCATCATCGGTTCCGGTTATGACACACCGACCTGGGAGATCACCACCGAGACCTACATGAACGGGAACTTGACGATCAAGGAAGGCGGCGTGGTGGTCGTTGACCACGGCAGCCTGGTATTCTCTCAGACCCTCGGTCATGACGGGGTCGTCAGCGCGGACGACTTCATCTATACCCTCACCATCGAGGACGGCGGCAAGCTCATCCTCAAGAACTCCACCCTTACTACGCGGCTGAACAACCTTAATGCGTTCCCCAGCCTCGGCGTCTACGTCCATAACGGAAGCTCGCTCGAAGCTTACGACTCGACCCTTAGATTCCCCGGCCACCTCGTTGTCGAGGACTCCGCCCTGACCCTGTGGAGGTCCACCATCGAAGGCCATGACACCGATTTAATTGAGCGATACTGCGACCCTACGATCTTCCCCGCCGGTGAGTTCGACGATGCCCCTGTGATGTTATTAGTTGACGCCACGGTGAACCTGTACGACTCATATCTGAGAGATATCTACGAGCCCGAAACATATGACGCCCCCATTCCCAACCTCGCTCCGGTGTATGATTACGACTATCCATTCGCTTCTGACACATACAACCTCGACGGCACCAGGAGTGCGGTCGCCTATACGCTCGATTCGGGGAGTAGGACTCTTTCCACTTACAAGAGCGTGACCCTGGCCGGCAACACGAACCTGACCTCGGTCAACACCTACATTGGGGTCGATTTTTCGCCTGACCCTTACCGGCACAACAATATGGTGCTTCTGGACAACTCCAAGGCATATATCTACGGTCTCACCGTGGATGAGTCACAAGACCCTAAGGACTATACTCGCGAGCCTGCGTTCGTGACGGTCGAAACCACGTTCGAGGCGGACGTTACGGCTCGGGGATCTAGCGACACCACGACGAATCAACCAATCTCCAATGCAACAGTATATGATGGCAATTATTACGTGATTAAAATGGGCCAGATACTGAACCTTAATCAGTTTGATACGGGAGGTTCAGCAGGCAGAATCAATGGCGCAACTTTGAATTTCCAATATACTACTGCATATCCCTATGGTGGAGATAGTTATGTTCAATGGGCTCTGAATGGCGAGAGCTTTGTGAATACGAATATCCAGGTTACCCAAGTCGATGGATTGACTAACGTCACATACGATTTGTATCAGAATGGGGAAGGAGCGATTTCGATAGAGGATATAAAACGCATTGCCATCCAAGTAATCAATGACGCCACTGCATCTTCACATGATATCTATGTGGATAGGATCTGGATCGAGGTCACTCTAGCCCCCACTGTCTACATATATCGGTGGGCCAACGTGACCGCCCTCGACGACCAGGGCAACTCGGTGATCGGCGCAGAAGTATCCGCGAAGTTGCAGGACCCCTACGGCGAGATTGCTTACTACGTCACCCCGGGCGGTGTGCAGAGCGCTCCTTCCGATGATGTGATGAGGTACCTCGGCATCGATCCCTCCTCCTTCACTGCCTGGGTGACCGGGAACGACGGCAAGGTGACGATCCCCTATCTTTCCGAGATAATCGACGCGCGCAACCCCAATCCCTACAAGAACCCGTCATACAACCTGACGGTCAGCTTCACCGACGACAGCGACGGTGCGACATACT encodes:
- a CDS encoding RAD55 family ATPase gives rise to the protein MTAGGNETLRDSIPGLERVFRSDIEAPKVILVTGPPGSMKTSFCYSIMSTYLQKTGQFGLYVTLEETAASHVTNMRRLGIPPSPNMEISDFTDLRELDGVIDEEGSTDYVQFIQQTVEYTKKKHGDKFTVLALDSLGALYSLMEDNDNIRKKMFYFFKMLRDQNLVSFIIMERSPGGPSSLLGNEGFLVDGIIELGLDRDRGKMARFIRVEKMRACQHSMEKHTMEVGEKGGLTVLGPSLG
- a CDS encoding zinc ribbon domain-containing protein yields the protein MSTSDEVPIWEVIEQFKEKVKSQELEVRKRQDRVEAEESDLDKRKQQLEELSRDLGTREKGLRDRLAELEPREAAAEEKESRLRALEKEVRQREEAVQRSRAELESRQAELTRREDEIVALSERSAGYESGLKEMNESIRKAEEGLLASEVKIRDLLGEVSSSRESLLAKEKALADQEALLAEGRKIVLEEQRRFVSWEKTLNAREEALRERERSAPVATDDGTPVLKAEPEAAIEEAIEIGAPKPAEVEPEAFPAEDEPAPVFKVEPEPQPEEEAPTPVFRAEPEGPTCPECGAIVSEDDRTCPSCGYELKEAPKPPEAKPEEAEPPKKAVSVRKVSIRRR
- the gyrA gene encoding DNA gyrase subunit A; amino-acid sequence: MVGECFVAGTRVLTKRGLIPIEEIERGEEVYTQKGRSTVTELWEMPKKDLVRVRTENGITVKATPSQKFKVITRGLQYVWKEAKDLTPEDSLVLRLDYPDDIPYVKLPDWNGKEMRLDENIAYLMGQFLSDGNFEPKYAKGMGRFNFYSTSNGVMERITEILKEAFGYEALTEGRGTHIEDLPHHPMMRHIRVNSRALNDYLASALGIDRTWKAGTKHVPELFFRSPRPVLAALLSGMIDGDGSVHKSRSIIHYGSISERMIEDVQLIMQHLGVPSHRYVQKPSDFHMYEGAIIVDNYPLHSIEVMGRFTKVLAKQLDLRSETKRERLEHIFGAENVACVFDRIPYAAEAVFDDLSEAHIGSGWYQDVGGNKFRAGITYPDGTKIRYSSDLRERPLGRTQIMDWGIHSKLERIGSKMAPIIEEMMENNIFFVQVASVEAAPAEHTYDLTVAVVHEFVANGIVASNCLGKYHPHGDTAVYDALVRMAQDFSLRYPMVDGHGNFGSVDGDSAAAMRYTECRLRKLAEEMLQDLDKETVNFVDNFDGSLKEPEVLPAKVPSLLVNGSSGIAVGMATNIPPHNLRETCDAAMHLIDSPDADSIDLMQFIKGPDFPTGGIIYGTNGIVEAYSTGKGRIKVRAKADFEDMEGGKRRIIVTEIPYQVNKANLIESIADLVKEKKIEGITDLRDESDREGMRIVIELRKDVMEEIVLNQLFQHTQMEVTFGVINLALVNNEPKVLTLREMLQAYVDYRKHVVTKRTEFELREAKAREHILQALIKAVDAIDETIRIIREARTTEEARNGLMQRFEIDEVQAKAVLEMRLRALTGLEIEDLRTEFTAIEERIADLESILADECKIFAIIKAELLEIKEKYGDDRRTEIVMDAGELDIEDLIPNEEMVIMITSDGYIKRLPLDTYKQQHRGGQGLLGMETKEEDEVVDLFVTMTHNYIMFFTNKGRVYVLKAYRIPVAGRHSKGKPIINLLPKLEEGERVEDNMAFDKFDDRYDLVFATRNGIVKRTALREYRNIRSNGIIAISLEDGDSLVDTKLVEPGAEIVLATRSGQAGRFDASEIRSVGRQAIGVIGMRMEDGDEIVSMAVVRPEDKLLSITENGYGKISRVSDYRKTHRGGKGVITIKTTDRNGPVVSVRAISDGDQIILTTQQGKVIRVPAEEIRTMGRSTQGVTIMDLSDGDKITAVARLVGAKEQLMVARTESKEDLSVLPVGGDDPAEE
- the gyrB gene encoding DNA topoisomerase (ATP-hydrolyzing) subunit B, producing the protein MEDNSYGADQIQVLEGLQAVRKRPGMYIGSTDTRGLHHLVYEVVDNSIDEVMAGYCTKIDVTINADGSVTVSDDGRGIPTGINEKYGKPAVELVVTMLHAGGKFDRKSYKVSGGLHGVGLSVVNALSEFLETTVKREGKVHSMRFERGEVSSPLKVVGETAETGTQQRFKPDPLIFETVDFDAEILSHHLQDLAYLNKGVKITFQDLREGKEREEVFHAEGGIVEFVEHLDKNKTSMHPQPIYLTCERDNIVIEVAMQYTDAYSESVFTYVNNINTIEGGTHLMGFRAALTRTLNDYAKQNKLIKENEENLTGDDVREGLTAIISVKIPEPQFEGQTKTKLGNSEVKGIVESCVYDKFYTFLEENPKVAEACVKRSILAFQAREAARKARELTRRKGFLEGGGLPGKLADCQEKDPSKSEIYIVEGDSAGGCFSGDTKVALADGRNLSFEEIVAEQAEGKEHYCYTVRNDGKVGVEKVINARVTKRDAEIVRVTLDNGEVIECTPDHRFMLRDASYKQAVELSSTDALMALYENEVEGFSSQQELVAAAMNHRVASIEKMSERKDVYDIEVPSTHNFALAAGVFVHNSAKQGRDRAFQAILPLRGKILNVEKSRMDKMLKSQEIRNLITAIGAGVGPEFDITKTRYHKVIIMTDADVDGAHISTLMLTLFFRYMRPLIDTGYVYLAMPPLYKVTRGGKDLYAYNERERAAAMEQLGKGATIQRYKGLGEMNPTQLWDTTMNPDCRMLKKVTIEDAIRADELFTILMGDQVQPRKEFITAHAKEVENLDI